In Cryptomeria japonica chromosome 10, Sugi_1.0, whole genome shotgun sequence, a genomic segment contains:
- the LOC131036040 gene encoding uncharacterized protein LOC131036040: MAPKVALKKLAAERKARSTEAKIEMERKLAEAVKLPIVTHKPPSSQAHKEAPTHVELQVERKGSNNKKRKMSRESYKFYIFKVLKQVHHDVGISNKAMLIMDNLVNDIFDKLSSEACKLAKYAKKNTVTSREIQAAAKLMIPGELCKHAVCEGTKAVAKFIG, from the coding sequence ATGGCTCCCAAAGTGGCGCTAAAAAAGCTCGCGGCGGAACGAAAGGCAAGAAGCACAGAAGCAAAAATTGAGATGGAAAGAAAGCTTGCTGAAGCTGTGAAACTGCCGATAGTTACCCACAAGCCTCCTTCCTCACAAGCGCACAAGGAGGCCCCCACTCATGTGGAATTACAGGTTGAAAGGAAAGGTAGCAATAATAAGAAGAGGAAGATGAGTAGGGAATCATACAAGTTTTATATCTTCAAGGTGCTCAAGCAAGTCCATCATGATGTGGGAATTTCTAACAAGGCTATGCTCATCATGGACAATTTGGTCAATGATATCTTTGATAAGTTGAGCAGTGAAGCTTGCAAACTGGCCAAGTACGCCAAGAAAAACACGGTCACTTCCAGAGAGATTCAGGCTGCTGCAAAGCTTATGATTCCGGGAGAACTTTGTAAGCATGCCGTCTGTGAGGGTACCAAAGCTGTCGCCAAATTCATAGGCTAG